Genomic segment of Staphylococcus muscae:
ATGCCAATCACGAATGCACTTTATCACGTGTTATTCGAATCACAACCAGTCGAAGAAGCACTGAAAGATTTAATGGGTAGAACAAAAAAATCAGAGTAATTTAATCCATTTTATTAAATTTGGGATATTTCAATACTAAAAAATCATTAAAAATGCGATGAAACCGCCGTTTTTCGTATATAAATGATTGCAGATATACCTAATATTGTGTTAAAGTCATACCATAATGATAAATGAGTTATCATTACATAACCTTTAAGGAGGCGAACTTGGAAATGAACAAAACAGACTTAATCAACGCGGTTGCTGAACAAGCAGACTTAACTAAAAAAGATGCGAGCTTAGCAGTTGATGCCGTTTTCGAATCAATTCAAAACTCACTAGCTAAAGGTGACAAAGTACAATTAATCGGTTTCGGAAACTTCGAAGTACGTGAACGTGCTGCTCGTAAAGGACGCAACCCACAAACAGGTAAAGAAATCGACATCCCTGCAAGCAAAGTACCAGCTTTCAAAGCAGGTAAAGCTTTAAAAGACGCAGTTAAATAATTCTTTTATCTACAAGAAAGCCCTCATCACGATGTGGGTTTTTTTGTTTGCCGTTATATTTAATACGTCATTCCGATAATTCGCATTTTATTTTTTAGGGGTTAGTGTTAATATAGAAAGTGACTAAATTGAGAGGTGACGCACATGTCAAATACGTATCAGTTACTCGAACAACAAATTAATCAACGTTTAGACAGAATAGAACAACCGCAAGTGATACATATCAATCATGCGTTGAGTCATGTGCTTGACCCGTTACATATTCCGATCCAAGCAAAACTTGCATGTCTCTCAATTGATACCTCGTTGAAACACCTCGATGAAGTCAGTTATCATGGGATTGAACGAGATGGAATTCTCATTGGAGATTTATTAAGTGCACATTATTACACGTTGCTGTCAGAACTAGACAATACAGAATTTCAATTAAAAATGAGCCAAGCAATCGTTAAAATCAATGAGCTGAAGTCATCATTACAACATCAGGCTGATTATATCCCACAATCGCAAGTTGTCGAAATCATCTATCAGATTGAAACATTGTTGTTGCAACAAGTCTTAGATGTGTATCAACCTGATAAGATGGCAGGTGCAATCACTGCGACACTTATCAAAGAATTACAAGTAACAGATCTCAGCTATCTCACACTATTTGATAGTGAGACATCGGATATTCTATTTCGCCAGTTACAAGAAAAATATACAAACTAATGAGGTTTAAATTATGAGTAAAAACAAAGCAAACAAAGAACAAGTACATGAAGTTTTCCAAAATATTTCAGGAAAATACGATCGTTTAAATAATATTATCAGTTTTGAACAACATAAAAGTTGGCGTAAAAAAGTGATGAAAGAAATGAACGTACAACCTGGATCAATCGCTTTAGACGTTTGTTGTGGTACAGCGGATTGGACAATTGCATTAAGTCACGCCGTAGGTCCAGATGGTGAAGTAACAGGTCTTGATTTTAGTGAAAATATGTTAAAAGTCGGTGAAGAAAAAACAAGTTCAATGGACAACATTCGTCTCGTTCAAGGAGACGCAATGGCACTGCCTTTTGAAGATAATACTTTTGATTATGTGACGATTGGATTTGGATTACGTAATATTCCGGATTATAAGGTAGCATTAGCAGAGATGTATCGTGTGCTTAAACCAGGCGGTATGGCCGTATGTCTTGAAACAAGCCAACCAACAATACCAGTGTTCAAGCAAGCTTATCAACTTTACTTTAAATTTATTATGCCATTGTTTGGTAAATTATTCGCCAAGTCTAAGTCAGAATATGAATGGTTACAGCAATCAGCTTTTGACTTCCCAGATCGAGAAACATTAAAGAAATTGTTTGAAAGTGTACATTTCCAGAATGTTAAAGTTAAAAGCTTTACGGGTGGTGTTGCAGCGATGCACCTCGCTTATAAACCGAACACGAATGATTAAAAGGTGAGTAGCATGTCGAAAATTAATTTAAATCAAGAAATAAAGACAATTGAAAAAAGGCTTCAGTCATTGATTAAAAGCGATGATCCAATTTTGGAATCTGCCGCTAATCATTTATTAAAATCCGGGGGAAAGCGAGTAAGACCTTTATTTGTCATCTTGAGTAGCTATGCTGGCCCAGATCAAGCGAATGAATCTGCGTATCGCGTTGCAACTGCTCTCGAGCTGATTCATATGGCAACGCTTGTGCATGATGATGTGATTGATTATAGTGACAAACGTCGTGGTAAAAAAACGATTGAAAAACAATGGGATAAACCAACTGCTATTTTGACAGGAAATTTCTTACTCGCACGTGCATTAGAATATTTATCTTATATCGAGGATCCACGCATCCATCGTACATTGTCATCGGCAATCACTGAAGTTTGTCGTGGAGAACTTTTTCAATTTCAAGACCAATTCCGATCTGATCAATCGATGACGAATTATTTGCGTAGAATCAATCGAAAAACTGCTTTGCTCATTCAATTATCTACCGAAGTCGGAGCGATGACTTCCGATGCTGACGCACAAACAGTTCGCACGATGCGCCAAATCGGTCATTATATCGGCATGAGCTTCCAAATTATTGATGATATATTGGACTTTACAAGTACAACAGAGAAGTTAGGTAAACCTGTCGGCAGCGACTTGCGTAACGGTCATTTAACATTACCTGTACTATTAGAAATGCGCCAAGATAAGATATTTAAACAAAAAGTTGCATTGCTTCATCAAGACGCAGATGCCGAATTGTTTGAAGAATGTATTGCACAAATTAGACGTTCTGATGTGATAGCACAGTCAAAAGAGATAAGTGCACAATATCTAAACAAAGCAACACAACAACTCGATTCATTATCAAATGATGCATTGAAACCACTTTTCCAAAAAATCATTCATAAACTACAACATCGCATTCGTTAAATTGTAATTGAAAGCGCTTTACATACATGATAGTATATTGATGTATGTTTATTAATAAGGGGGATTTTTCATGGAAAGAACATTTGTAATGATCAAGCCAGATGCGGTTCAACGTAAACTGATTGGAGAAATCGTACAGCGCATTGAACGTAAGGGGTTAAAATTAGTAGCTGCGAAGTTAATGACTGTACCGCAATCTTTAGCAGAGACACATTATGCTGAACATAAAGAAAGACCATTCTACAATAGTTTGATTAGCTTTATTACATCAGCACCTGTATTTGCGATGGTATTAGAAGGAGAAGATGCAGTTAACATCTCTCGTCATATCATCGGTGCAACAAATCCATCAGAAGCCTCACTAGGCACAATTCGTGGTGATTTAGGTTTAACAGTAGGACGCAATGTCGTTCATGGGTCAGACTCAGTTGAATCAGCTGAACGAGAAATTGCACTATGGTTTGATGAATCAGAGATTAGTTCATACACTTTACCAGAAGATGTATGGGTTTACGAATAATAGTATCATGTATGGAAGGGTCAGTTTGGCCTTTCTTTTTTGGATGTCCATCTTTTGTGGTGGGCAGATAATTAAAAGTAACTAATTTTATATTTAACTTAATCATAACACGTAGTAATCACTACATTCATTTAAGCGTACAGTTATTCATTAATTGTACGCTTTTTGAGTACTATCATTTCTTTAATACTCACTTGCCAAGGCGCCTCACTTCAACTAATTTTGGCTTTATTGAATAAGTGAAGCCAAAATGGATTTTCAGTTCGGCTTGTTGCCTTAGGCGTCTCGTATTAGAAATGATTTTACACCATACAGTTATATGAGCGTTTGTGACATGTTAAGTTACGAGGTAATCTTTATGCAACACAGCTTAATAGCTCTTGCTTTTTAGAACGTTGATACAGCTTAAAAATGATGAGTATTCTCGCTTTAAAGTTATTAAAGTTGCGATAGCCATATGATACACGTTTAATAAGCTTAATTTTATTATTGATACCTTCAATCGCTCCATTGTTAAACTTCGGGTACTTGATTGTTGAGTAAAGGACATACTCGTATTTCTTATAGAATCGAATGATACGCCAAACACCACGTGATACATGCTTCTTTTCGACACCCATTAAAGTTTCTTTGAAACGTAACCAGTCACATTGTTTCAATGCTTCACGAAGTTGATGAACTAACATATAAGTGTCATAGAGCTGCTGATCAAGACTTAGTAGATATGTTAAAACATCTCTTGATGTTGTGTACGTTTTGAAAGACTTCGACCAAAAGTATTCATAACTATTAATATCCTGCCTGTCAGAAAGAAAGAGTTTCCAGTGCTTTTTCATTTTCGTGTAATCTGTTGATGATCGATAGCGATAAGCATTCATTACAGAAATACGTTGCTTATTTAATTCACGATTAAGGTGCTGAACAATGTGAAAGCGATCAAAGATCAAAATCGCATTTGGAAATACTTCATGAATGAAGTTGATGTATGGTTCATACATATCAGCAGTTACAGTTTTAACAGCTAATCGTTCACGTCGATCAAAGCGATAGAAGTACTCTTTGAGTTTATGAATACGTCTATCTTCTAAGATATCAATAATCTGATTCGTTTCATTATCTATAAACAAAAAACTCATCGCTGTTGTCACGTTCTTAACGCTTTTAAACTCATCTATGGAGATATGTTTTGGCAATCCAGATGAAGGTTTGACTATTAATGATTGTGAGAGTTGATGAATACATCTTTTAACTGTACTCGGTGAAACACTACAATCATGAGCGATATCTATCTCACACTGTACACGTGTGAGTTTATCCTGAATCGCTAATTTCACACGGTTGGTAATAAAGCAGTTACTATCAACAATGTTTGTTTGAGCCGTAAAAGTCTTTAAACAATGTAGACACTTAAAGCGTTCTTTCGCTAAATTAAGATAAACATTGGATTCTTGAGATTTTAATAGTGTTAAACGCGAAACGCGTTTACCATGCTTATGGATTTGCCCATCATTGACACAACCACACTTCATACAAGCTTTGGGTGTATAAGAAAGTGTTCCATAAACAACCGTAGAAAGCCGACCACGCACTTCTACATCTTCTTCCACCTTAAGAACTTGAATATTTTCATCTTTTATTTTTAGTAGTTTTAATATATCATTACACATAGGCGCATCATGTCTCCTCTTTATTTTTTTGTTTAGTCACTTAAAATTATAGAGGCGTGCGCGCTTTTTTTGTATCCAAATGATTTAAAACATAAAAAAGGCGGGATAGCATTTCATGCCATCCCACCACAAAAGATTAAGACCCTCTTTTTTTGTTTATTTTTATATAGACTACTTTTCATTTTAGTCAGTAAAAGCGATAAAATATTTTGAAGTTTTCTGTTAATTAAATATATGATTTATGCTATGATGAGAAACATATCTAATAATTGAGCGATTGTAAATACTTGTCTAAGGGTAGATACATATTTTTGCGCTTGAGAAGGAGTGTTATACAAATGAGATTTTTAACAGCTGGAGAATCGCATGGGCCACAACTGACAGTGATTGTTGAAGGGTTACCAGCAAATATGAAAGTCGATATTGAGTCTTTGAACAATGAGATGTATAAGCGACAAGGTGGGTATGGTCGTGGGCGACGTATGCAAATCGAAAAAGATAGTGTCGAGATTGTTTCGGGTGTCCGCCACGGCTATACGCTCGGTAGCCCAATTACGATTGTGATAAAAAATGATGATTTCACACATTGGCGTAATATTATGGGAGCAGCACCGATTAGCGAACAAGAAGAAGCTGATATGAAGCGCGTCATTACTAAACCAAGACCCGGTCATGCTGACTTGGTTGGAGGGCTAAAATATCAACATCGAGACTTGCGCAATGTACTCGAACGTTCATCTGCACGTGAAACTGCTGCGCGTGTCGCAGTTGGTGCATTATGTAAACAATTACTCCAACAACTAGATATCGATGTGTACAGTCGTGTCGTTGCCATTGGCGGGATTCATGACGCATCAGAATACGATATCGCAACAATTAAAGAACACGTAGACACCAATGATGTACGTGTTGTTGACGAAACAATTGCTCAACAGATGAGAGATAAGATTGATCAAGCGAAACAAGATGGAGATTCTATCGGTGGTGTTGTTCAAGTCATTGTAGATCATATGCCGGTCGGTATTGGTAGTTATGTGCATTACGACCGTAAATTGGATGGACGCATCGCTCAAAGTATCGTTGGTATTAATGCATTTAAAGGAGTATCTTTTGGAGAAGGCTTTGCAGCAGGCGACAAGTTAGGAAGCGAAATACAAGATCCAATTCTCTATGATGATACACATGGTTACTACCGTGCTTCTAATCATCTCGGTGGTTTAGAAGGTGGTATGTCGAATGGAATGCCGTTAATTGTCAATGGAGTAATGAAACCAATCCCAACATTATATCGACCATTAGCTTCTGTCGATATCAATTCAAAAGAACCGTTCAAAGCAACAATTGAACGCTCAGATAGTTGTGCAGTTCCCGCTGCAAGTATTGTTTGTGAACACGCTGTAACATTTGAAGTGGCACGTGCATTATTAGAAGAATTTGAGTCGAACAATATGTCGATTCTTAAAAATCAAGTTGATCAACGTCGTGAAATGAACATTAACTTTTAATAGGGGGACGATCATGGAATTTACAACGACTTATGTATCTCAAAATTACCCTATCATCGTTTCACACCATGCAATTCAGAAATTGACACAATATACTGCTAACTATCAGCATGTCTTTGTGTTTGTAGATGAACACGTTTCAACACATTGGTCTTCAAAAATTCAAGAAGTAATTGCATATCATGTTGATGAGACATTTGTTTTACCTGCGGGAGAGCAGATTAAAACATTCCAACACTTCCAATCTTATTTAGAGCAGTTATTGAGTTTTCAACCAAGTAGAAATACATGTCTCATCGCCATTGGTGGTGGTGCAGTTGGAGACTTTGTCGGCTTTTTAGCTGCGACATTGTTACGTGGTGTCGACTTTATACAAGTTCCTACTACTATCTTGGCACATGATTCAAGTATTGGTGGAAAAGTAGGAATTAATGCGAGACAAGGAAAGAATTTAATCGGTGCCTTTCATAGACCAACCGCAGTGCTTTATGATTTAGACTTTTTGACATCTTTACCGCCTAGCGAAGTATTAAGCGGTTATGGGGAAGTATACAAACATGCACTCTTAAATGACAACTCATTTGTTAACGCATTAGAAACAACATACAAAGACACAGCATCATTGTTAAAATTAACTAACATGGAACAATATTTGATGAAGGGCATTCAAACAAAATTGAACATCGTCGTAAATGATGAAAAAGAACAAGGTCAACGCCAATGGTTAAATCTCGGTCATACGTTCGGACATGCAGTCGAATATGAGACAAAAATACCGCATGGACACGCTGTTATGATCGGTATTCTCTATCAAATGATTGTTTCAAATCAAATGCTTGGGGTGTCACATACAGTTCGTCGTTATTATGATTATTTTCAAACACTTGGCTATCCGCTTCACCTGATTGATACACTTTCTTTTGAGCCGTTATTACAACTGATGAAACAAGATAAGAAAAATAATCAATCAGGTATACGTATGGTTTTACTCAAAAATATTGGTGATCCAACTGTCAAAACCGTTCCAATTGAGATACTACAACAAGCTTTTAATCACTTGAAAGCGCTAAGAAAGGAGTCTACTACAAATGACAACATTGATTGACATACATGCTCCATTGAAAGGGGAAATCATCGTTCCTGGTGATAAATCAATGACCCATCGTGCAATTATCCTTTCTTCACTAGCGAAGGGAACGTCTACTATTCATCAACCGCTACTTGGTGAGGATTGTTTGCGCACAGCAGAAATTTTCCGATTACTTGGCGTGTCTATCGATGTCCAAGATGATCGAATAATTATTGATTCACCCGGCTATCAGCACTTTAAAACACCAC
This window contains:
- a CDS encoding HU family DNA-binding protein, whose protein sequence is MNKTDLINAVAEQADLTKKDASLAVDAVFESIQNSLAKGDKVQLIGFGNFEVRERAARKGRNPQTGKEIDIPASKVPAFKAGKALKDAVK
- a CDS encoding heptaprenyl diphosphate synthase component 1, which produces MSNTYQLLEQQINQRLDRIEQPQVIHINHALSHVLDPLHIPIQAKLACLSIDTSLKHLDEVSYHGIERDGILIGDLLSAHYYTLLSELDNTEFQLKMSQAIVKINELKSSLQHQADYIPQSQVVEIIYQIETLLLQQVLDVYQPDKMAGAITATLIKELQVTDLSYLTLFDSETSDILFRQLQEKYTN
- a CDS encoding demethylmenaquinone methyltransferase, which gives rise to MSKNKANKEQVHEVFQNISGKYDRLNNIISFEQHKSWRKKVMKEMNVQPGSIALDVCCGTADWTIALSHAVGPDGEVTGLDFSENMLKVGEEKTSSMDNIRLVQGDAMALPFEDNTFDYVTIGFGLRNIPDYKVALAEMYRVLKPGGMAVCLETSQPTIPVFKQAYQLYFKFIMPLFGKLFAKSKSEYEWLQQSAFDFPDRETLKKLFESVHFQNVKVKSFTGGVAAMHLAYKPNTND
- a CDS encoding polyprenyl synthetase family protein — protein: MSKINLNQEIKTIEKRLQSLIKSDDPILESAANHLLKSGGKRVRPLFVILSSYAGPDQANESAYRVATALELIHMATLVHDDVIDYSDKRRGKKTIEKQWDKPTAILTGNFLLARALEYLSYIEDPRIHRTLSSAITEVCRGELFQFQDQFRSDQSMTNYLRRINRKTALLIQLSTEVGAMTSDADAQTVRTMRQIGHYIGMSFQIIDDILDFTSTTEKLGKPVGSDLRNGHLTLPVLLEMRQDKIFKQKVALLHQDADAELFEECIAQIRRSDVIAQSKEISAQYLNKATQQLDSLSNDALKPLFQKIIHKLQHRIR
- the ndk gene encoding nucleoside-diphosphate kinase, producing MERTFVMIKPDAVQRKLIGEIVQRIERKGLKLVAAKLMTVPQSLAETHYAEHKERPFYNSLISFITSAPVFAMVLEGEDAVNISRHIIGATNPSEASLGTIRGDLGLTVGRNVVHGSDSVESAEREIALWFDESEISSYTLPEDVWVYE
- a CDS encoding ISL3 family transposase; the encoded protein is MCNDILKLLKIKDENIQVLKVEEDVEVRGRLSTVVYGTLSYTPKACMKCGCVNDGQIHKHGKRVSRLTLLKSQESNVYLNLAKERFKCLHCLKTFTAQTNIVDSNCFITNRVKLAIQDKLTRVQCEIDIAHDCSVSPSTVKRCIHQLSQSLIVKPSSGLPKHISIDEFKSVKNVTTAMSFLFIDNETNQIIDILEDRRIHKLKEYFYRFDRRERLAVKTVTADMYEPYINFIHEVFPNAILIFDRFHIVQHLNRELNKQRISVMNAYRYRSSTDYTKMKKHWKLFLSDRQDINSYEYFWSKSFKTYTTSRDVLTYLLSLDQQLYDTYMLVHQLREALKQCDWLRFKETLMGVEKKHVSRGVWRIIRFYKKYEYVLYSTIKYPKFNNGAIEGINNKIKLIKRVSYGYRNFNNFKARILIIFKLYQRSKKQELLSCVA
- the aroC gene encoding chorismate synthase — translated: MRFLTAGESHGPQLTVIVEGLPANMKVDIESLNNEMYKRQGGYGRGRRMQIEKDSVEIVSGVRHGYTLGSPITIVIKNDDFTHWRNIMGAAPISEQEEADMKRVITKPRPGHADLVGGLKYQHRDLRNVLERSSARETAARVAVGALCKQLLQQLDIDVYSRVVAIGGIHDASEYDIATIKEHVDTNDVRVVDETIAQQMRDKIDQAKQDGDSIGGVVQVIVDHMPVGIGSYVHYDRKLDGRIAQSIVGINAFKGVSFGEGFAAGDKLGSEIQDPILYDDTHGYYRASNHLGGLEGGMSNGMPLIVNGVMKPIPTLYRPLASVDINSKEPFKATIERSDSCAVPAASIVCEHAVTFEVARALLEEFESNNMSILKNQVDQRREMNINF
- the aroB gene encoding 3-dehydroquinate synthase; translated protein: MEFTTTYVSQNYPIIVSHHAIQKLTQYTANYQHVFVFVDEHVSTHWSSKIQEVIAYHVDETFVLPAGEQIKTFQHFQSYLEQLLSFQPSRNTCLIAIGGGAVGDFVGFLAATLLRGVDFIQVPTTILAHDSSIGGKVGINARQGKNLIGAFHRPTAVLYDLDFLTSLPPSEVLSGYGEVYKHALLNDNSFVNALETTYKDTASLLKLTNMEQYLMKGIQTKLNIVVNDEKEQGQRQWLNLGHTFGHAVEYETKIPHGHAVMIGILYQMIVSNQMLGVSHTVRRYYDYFQTLGYPLHLIDTLSFEPLLQLMKQDKKNNQSGIRMVLLKNIGDPTVKTVPIEILQQAFNHLKALRKESTTNDNID